Proteins found in one Anabas testudineus chromosome 1, fAnaTes1.2, whole genome shotgun sequence genomic segment:
- the nfil3-5 gene encoding nuclear factor, interleukin 3 regulated, member 5, with amino-acid sequence MESLSIHLPSTNNKSAMEVDTFSSYNGSLPPPSPEDGGRVIRQAKGSKPTVTSRRKREFISDEKKDASYWEKRRKNNEAAKRSREKRRLNDMVLENRVMALNEENVRLKTELLQLKLRFGLISTASYMEKSQQISNSAAGGDTAGNGSCTNGTPNNNAYLSSSGYSSASQVMLNSDSSETEQSSRGERHTTLHNYSPRGSVSDMSDGSSRDSPEPMSYNIKKEPSSTEMVRLESNGISNGMTNGTYHGNHATLVSPHQQSSQLAKNAMDYQHHQQQLQSHVDASSPAPQATSAQRSVILYRSSSACYAREHQRPEDQQSQQSRPSQHGQHTSTSEFSDCSVTITEVAEKLERTKTLDSPRYDYTTGHAELTEELQQRYNPSSQQQHDDHHHYSYEGRKNCVQHTESHQNSFAPDLIHNTEECEGKSSFTQHNGYLNTLDEEPPLLTYEGGPRADGFYQENSSTKDTSSSDGDPRSSDKEASTDDESPSSSSSDISSYHQKAVGAASSNGECQAEVKATALPHKLRLKYRALSSGSAGAQVEGTISASMSPSPTLPQHPYLALPSNHSSQANGESREVENETVYTKEVKPQVKERVEAKKEGGKKGSNSGRGGRNKRRD; translated from the coding sequence ATGGAAAGTCTCAGTATACACCTTCCATCCACCAACAACAAGAGCGCCATGGAGGTAGACACTTTTTCTTCCTACAACGGGAGCCTCCCACCCCCCAGTCCCGAAGATGGAGGTCGGGTCATCCGCCAGGCTAAAGGTAGCAAGCCTACTGTCACTTCTCGTCGAAAACGAGAGTTCATTTCCGATGAGAAGAAAGATGCTTCCTATTGGGAAAAACGGAGGAAGAACAATGAAGCAGCCAAACGCTCAAGGGAAAAGCGTCGCCTTAATGACATGGTGCTAGAGAACCGGGTCATGGCGCTGAATGAGGAGAACGTTCGTCTAAAGACAGAGCTCCTTCAGCTCAAGCTGCGCTTTGGCCTCATTAGCACAGCCTCATACATGGAGAAAAGTCAGCAGATCTCCAACAGTGCTGCAGGTGGCGACACTGCTGGCAATGGGAGCTGCACCAACGGCACCCCAAATAATAATGCCTACCTCTCCAGCAGTGGCTACTCCAGTGCATCCCAGGTGATGCTGAATTCAGACTCATCTGAAACAGAACAGTCGAGCCGTGGTGAGCGCCACACCACACTCCACAACTACTCACCACGAGGCTCTGTCTCTGATATGTCTGATGGCTCCTCCAGGGACAGCCCAGAACCTATGAGCTACAACATAAAGAAGGAGCCCTcaagtacagagatggtcagacTGGAAAGCAACGGGATATCCAATGGAATGACAAATGGGACTTACCATGGCAACCACGCCACTCTGGTTTCTCCTCACCAGCAGAGCTCCCAGTTGGCTAAAAATGCCATGGACTACCAGCACcaccaacagcagctgcagtccCACGTGGATGCCTCCAGCCCCGCTCCTCAGGCCACCTCTGCACAGAGGAGCGTCATCCTGTATCGCTCCAGCAGTGCGTGTTATGCCAGGGAGCACCAGAGGCCAGAGGACCAGCAGTCCCAGCAGAGTAGACCATCACAGCATGGCCAGCACACCTCAACTTCTGAGTTCTCTGACTGCTCAGTTACGATCACAGAGGTCGCTGAGAAGCTAGAGAGGACGAAGACCCTGGACTCACCTCGGTATGACTACACCACTGGTCATGCTGAGCTGACAGAAGAGCTGCAGCAAAGATACAATCCCAGCAGCCAACAGCAGCATGACGACCATCATCATTACAGTTATGAAGGTCGGAAGAACTGTGTGCAGCACACAGAAAGCCACCAGAACTCCTTTGCCCCTGATTTGATCCACAACACTGAGGAGTGCGAGGGCAAGTCCTCCTTCACACAGCACAATGGCTACCTCAACACACTGGACGAAGAGCCTCCGCTGCTCACGTATGAGGGAGGCCCCAGAGCTGATGGTTTCTACCAGGAGAACTCCTCCACTAAGGACACTTCATCCAGTGATGGAGATCCTCGTAGCTCTGACAAGGAGGCCTCCACAGATGACGAGTCCccctcatcatcctcctcaGACATTAGCAGCTACCACCAGAAGGCAGTGGGAGCTGCCAGTTCGAACGGAGAGTGCCAGGCTGAGGTCAAAGCCACTGCCCTGCCTCACAAGCTCCGCCTCAAGTACAGAGCACTGTCCAGTGGGTCTGCAGGAGCACAAGTGGAGGGAACGATCAGCGCCTCCATGTCCCCCTCGCCCACCTTGCCCCAGCACCCTTACTTAGCACTACCTAGCAATCACAGCAGCCAGGCCAACGGGGAGAGTAGGGAGGTGGAGAATGAGACTGTGTACACAAAAGAGGTCAAACCTCAGGTGAAAGAGAGGGTGGAGGCtaaaaaggagggagggaaaaagGGATCTAACAGCGGGAGGGGTGGGCGTAACAAGAGGCGGGATTAA